In a genomic window of Amblyomma americanum isolate KBUSLIRL-KWMA chromosome 4, ASM5285725v1, whole genome shotgun sequence:
- the LOC144130242 gene encoding uncharacterized protein LOC144130242 codes for MQHKKKSSCQAFELIPLTSREEEEEEEEALTERPADGDSCWNERVVKQEPSTKGAQEERQDDLQEAKAMKHEERRVQPSRSFSSDSLSPDDCTHSFSRSTRGLSAKAKRRWSPLWLVQLSVLVVALTVVAVLALVFTLHYGEAGSQENHDAGRYSDVGDGTSAGGRNSTTRGRGTEFLSQNVQGLFRSRTAGRPEQAEGASASTSPRF; via the exons ATG CAGCACAAGAAGAAGAGCAGCTGCCAGGCTTTCGAGCTCATTCCCCTGACCTccagagaagaggaggaggaggaggaggaggcgcttACTGAGAGACCAGCAGACGGCGATTCCTGCTGGAACGAACGAGTTGTGAAACAGGAGCCTTCGACCAAGGGCGCCCAGGAAGAGCGGCAGGATGATTTACAGGAGGCCAAGGCCATGAAGCATGAGGAGAGGCGGGTGCAGCCCTCACGCAGCTTTTCATCGGACAGCCTAAGCCCGGACGACTGCACGCACTCTTTTTCGCGCAGTACGCGTGGTCTGTCGGCAAAGGCGAAGCGGCGCTG GTCTCCCTTGTGGCTCGTTCAGCTGTCTGTCCTCGTCGTGGCACTTACGGTGGTCGCCGTCTTGGCCCTGGTGTTTACGCTTCATTACGGCGAGGCTGGAAGCCAGGAAAACCACGATGCCGGCCGCTATTCGGACGTCGGCGACGGCACCAGTGCCGGCGGCAGAAACAGTACAACTCGTGGCCGTGGAACCGAATTCCTAAGCCAAAATGTCCAGGGCCTTTTTAGGTCCAGGACAGCTGGTCGACCGGAGCAAGCAGAAGGGGCATCTGCGTCCACCTCCCCCCGTTTCTGA